In one Lolium rigidum isolate FL_2022 chromosome 3, APGP_CSIRO_Lrig_0.1, whole genome shotgun sequence genomic region, the following are encoded:
- the LOC124703300 gene encoding uncharacterized protein LOC124703300 has protein sequence MCPLRVILIFLSATIAGFFLLRNLNAEPDLFQDDDATAAAGDDGEESPRDAAPLHYKVASAAKTGFWTMVDMASGRYLWRTLVASPAKSESEKAR, from the exons ATGTGCCCGCTGAGGGTGATTCTCATCTTCCTCTCcgccaccatcgccggcttcttcctcctccggaaCCTCAACGCCGAACCGGACCTGTTCCAGGACGACGACGCCACCGCTGCCGCGGGGGACGACGGCGAGGAGTCGCCCAGGGACGCCGCGCCGCTCCATTACAAG GTTGCATCCGCTGCGAAGACAGGATTCTGGACGATGGTGGACATGGCAAGTGGGCGGTACCTTTGGAGGACCCTTGTCGCATCACCGGCGAAATCTGAATCAGAGAAGGCCCGGTGA